A window of Candidatus Dependentiae bacterium contains these coding sequences:
- a CDS encoding ankyrin repeat domain-containing protein produces MNSIKKIIIVTATTANFVFSCFAGEIEQKLMTAIIEKDSKTVKSLIDENDLDLNKKYKFDNEPDYEQTILIAAVWRNGKKIVELLINKAIQINEQNPGFLETFLNTKDKNGNTVLYITAKKFGNYGDIAKLLIDTAIQINEQNPDFLETFLNAKNNVNGWTALHCAAFGGSIEVTELLIDTAIQINEQNPKFLEFFLNAKDNGGKTALNLATSQAINGKSGYYYQVVELLKEANKYLEEQANSTKEDGWNEEYVNELFLNDGFGFDGELEQKLMNAIIEKDSKTVKSLIDKNNLDLNKKYKFDNKQDYEQTILMAAVCGNDIKIVELLINKAIQINKENSGFLETFLNAEDNYGWTVLNYAAFDGNIEITELLIATAKQINEQNPKFLETFLNGKDNGGWTVFDMALKQAINGEDSCKFFKLLEQVNFRFEDDFDGFDRGDCDCCDYGD; encoded by the coding sequence ATGAACAGTATTAAAAAAATTATTATAGTAACAGCAACCACCGCAAATTTCGTTTTTTCATGTTTTGCCGGCGAAATTGAACAAAAGCTAATGACCGCCATAATAGAAAAGGATTCAAAAACGGTTAAGTCTTTAATCGATGAGAATGATCTTGATTTAAATAAAAAGTATAAATTTGATAATGAACCAGATTATGAACAAACAATTTTAATAGCAGCAGTATGGAGAAATGGTAAAAAAATTGTTGAATTATTGATTAACAAAGCAATACAAATAAATGAACAAAATCCAGGTTTTTTGGAAACTTTTTTAAATACAAAAGATAAGAATGGCAATACGGTTTTATATATTACAGCCAAAAAATTTGGTAACTATGGGGATATTGCTAAATTATTGATTGACACGGCCATACAAATAAATGAACAAAATCCAGATTTTTTAGAAACTTTTCTAAATGCAAAAAACAATGTGAACGGCTGGACAGCTTTACATTGTGCTGCCTTTGGAGGAAGCATCGAAGTCACTGAATTATTGATTGACACAGCCATACAAATAAATGAACAAAATCCCAAATTTCTAGAATTTTTTTTAAATGCAAAAGATAATGGTGGCAAGACAGCTTTAAATCTTGCAACCAGTCAAGCAATTAATGGAAAAAGTGGTTATTATTATCAAGTTGTTGAATTATTAAAAGAAGCCAATAAGTATTTGGAGGAACAAGCCAATTCCACAAAAGAAGACGGTTGGAATGAAGAATATGTGAATGAATTATTTCTTAATGACGGTTTTGGTTTTGACGGCGAACTTGAACAAAAGCTAATGAACGCCATAATAGAAAAGGATTCAAAAACGGTTAAGTCTTTAATCGATAAGAATAATCTTGATTTAAATAAAAAGTACAAATTTGATAATAAACAAGATTATGAACAAACAATTTTAATGGCAGCAGTATGCGGAAATGATATAAAAATTGTTGAATTATTGATTAACAAAGCAATACAAATAAATAAAGAAAATTCAGGTTTTTTGGAAACTTTTTTAAATGCAGAAGATAATTATGGCTGGACAGTTTTAAATTATGCTGCTTTTGATGGGAATATTGAAATCACTGAATTATTAATTGCCACGGCCAAACAAATAAATGAACAAAATCCAAAGTTTTTGGAAACTTTTTTAAATGGAAAAGATAATGGTGGCTGGACAGTTTTTGATATGGCACTCAAGCAA